In Heyndrickxia vini, the sequence TCTCGGAAATCCGTCTTGTAAGACCCCAATATCGGAAGTCGTTCCACCCACATCAAGAACCATCGTATTTTTGATTTTTGCTAAATAAGAAGCACCACGTATACTGTTCGTTGGACCACATGCAATCGTTAAGATTGGAAATTGTTTAGCATATTCAATCGACATCAATGTTCCATCGTTTTGACATAAATACACGTCCGCATCGAATATCCCCTCTTCTTCCAACGCATGAACAAACCCTTTAGTTGTTATTTCAATTACTCGACATAATGCAGCATTTAAAATTGTCGCATTTTCGCGTTCAATTAATCCAACTGAACCAATTAACGAGGAGCAGGAAATCGGAAATTCTTCTCCATATGCTTCTTGAATCAGGTCTCTCACCTTTAATTCTTGATCATTTTTGATGGAGGAAAAAACACCTACTATAGCGATTGACTCCACTTTATCTTGCCAATCCTCTAAAAGTGTTCTAATTTCTTCTTCGTCAAGTTCTCCCAATAATTGGCCATCGTATTCATAACCACCATGTACTAAAGCATAATTGCCTGATAGTTTTTCAATCATATCTTTCGGCCAAGCAGTATATGGCAGAACAGAAGCAGTTGCAGGATATCCTAAACGAATAACCCCGACTTTAGCTAGTTTTTTTCGTTCTACAATCGCATTGGTACACTGTGTTGTCCCAAGCATTGCATGGGTGATTTTCGACTTATCAATATCTGCTTCTATTAATAAATCACGCAGCGCATTTTCAATACCTGTTTTGATATTTAAACTTGTCGGTGATTTTACACTATGAATTAGTTTGCTATTTTTATCTAAAATAATCGCATCAGTATTCGTTCCACCAACATCAATTCCAATCTTATACATGTTTAACTACCACCTTTTTAACCATTTCCTCAATTGGCACATAATCATAATCATATCCAAAATATTTTGGACCTGCCGTTTCGATTC encodes:
- a CDS encoding hydantoinase/oxoprolinase N-terminal domain-containing protein, yielding MYKIGIDVGGTNTDAIILDKNSKLIHSVKSPTSLNIKTGIENALRDLLIEADIDKSKITHAMLGTTQCTNAIVERKKLAKVGVIRLGYPATASVLPYTAWPKDMIEKLSGNYALVHGGYEYDGQLLGELDEEEIRTLLEDWQDKVESIAIVGVFSSIKNDQELKVRDLIQEAYGEEFPISCSSLIGSVGLIERENATILNAALCRVIEITTKGFVHALEEEGIFDADVYLCQNDGTLMSIEYAKQFPILTIACGPTNSIRGASYLAKIKNTMVLDVGGTTSDIGVLQDGFPRESSVAVEVGDIRTNFRMPDIISVGLGGGSIVRVNNGKITVGPDSVGYRIGQEALVFGGKTLTTTDIAVRLGFADVGDKSLVAHIDEEFAKDVLFEISSLIEQAIDKMKTSSEDVQLVLVGGGSIIVPDKIRGVSNSIKTENGGVANAIGASISQISGQYEQIYIYSRESREDSLKDAQDKAVKQAILAGAVSDTIELVEVEETPLAYHPENATRLRVKVVGEMG